A region from the Tsuneonella mangrovi genome encodes:
- the rpmH gene encoding 50S ribosomal protein L34 has translation MKRTFQPSNLVRARRHGFFARKATPGGRKVLRARRARGRAKLSA, from the coding sequence ATGAAGCGGACTTTCCAGCCCAGCAATCTCGTGCGCGCCCGTCGCCACGGTTTCTTCGCGCGCAAGGCGACCCCGGGCGGTCGCAAGGTGCTGCGTGCCCGCCGTGCCCGCGGTCGCGCCAAGCTCAGCGCGTAA
- the rnpA gene encoding ribonuclease P protein component: MTVSTIRKRADFLAANRGVRVARPGFILLAHPNEGQGKRFGVTVTKRIGTAVVRNRMKRRFRELLRAALPGEGLADHDHVLIGREGGIERDFAALRSELSAALARAAKGEGDPPRRRRRKP, encoded by the coding sequence ATGACCGTTTCGACCATCCGCAAGCGGGCCGATTTCCTCGCGGCGAATCGCGGGGTCCGGGTGGCGCGTCCGGGGTTCATCCTGCTCGCCCATCCCAACGAAGGGCAGGGCAAGCGCTTCGGGGTCACGGTGACCAAGCGGATCGGCACTGCGGTAGTTCGCAACCGCATGAAGCGCCGCTTTCGCGAACTGCTGCGCGCAGCGTTGCCGGGTGAAGGGCTGGCCGACCACGATCATGTCCTGATCGGCCGCGAAGGCGGGATCGAGCGCGATTTCGCCGCCTTGCGGAGCGAGCTTTCCGCCGCGCTGGCGCGGGCCGCGAAGGGCGAAGGCGACCCGCCGCGACGCAGGCGGCGCAAACCATGA
- the yidD gene encoding membrane protein insertion efficiency factor YidD: MKYLLIQIARLWQWGPSRVLPPSCRYAPTCSQYAIEALQKHGAIRGGWMALKRILRCHPWGGHGYDPVP, from the coding sequence ATGAAGTATCTCCTGATCCAGATTGCCAGGTTGTGGCAGTGGGGGCCAAGCCGCGTACTGCCGCCCAGCTGCCGCTATGCGCCGACCTGCTCGCAATACGCGATCGAGGCGCTGCAAAAACATGGCGCGATCAGGGGTGGATGGATGGCGTTGAAGCGTATATTGCGCTGCCATCCCTGGGGTGGCCACGGCTACGACCCCGTTCCGTAG
- the yidC gene encoding membrane protein insertase YidC: MDNQRNLLLAVVLCGLLLFGWEAVVQRIYPQPAEPAKAVAAAASPTAIPGGSTEAAPAEGATNAPKHKPTREGGLDDPKLEAVESRDLKTELVSPERVKIDAPEVAGSIDLVGAQIDDLTLTKHSQSVEKDSGPVRLFSPDGTPAQYFAQFGWIGQGVKVPDGKTVWQASDGPLTPSNPVTLTWNNGQGQNFQIEFSVDDKYLITARQTVSNTSGGSIAVRPYALINRTSSTASLSTYTLHSGPIGDFGNGVDFGTDYKDVASAGSVTPSGKASWIGFTDIYWLSALVPQSNAQVDTDFRALGNDIFRADVIYDSLTVPSGRQIARTTQLFAGAKESDVLKAYEDAGIPQFSNAIDWGWFGVVEKPILWLLKHLYAFAGNFGLAIILLTLIVRGAMFPIAQKQFASMAAMKAIQPKMKALQERYKDDKQKQQQEVMALYKAEGVNPLAGCLPMLLQIPIFFGLYKVLMLSIDMRHKPFILWIKDLSAPDPLHVLNLFGLLPFTPPGFLGIGVLAILLGITMFLTFRLNPSAMDPMQQKMFNFMPWVLMFVMAPFAAGLLLYWITSNLLTLTQQQYLYSKHPQLRAQADKDKADREQASKAKG, encoded by the coding sequence TTGGACAACCAGCGTAATCTCCTCCTCGCCGTAGTGCTTTGCGGTTTGCTGCTCTTCGGATGGGAGGCCGTGGTGCAACGGATCTATCCGCAACCGGCCGAACCGGCGAAAGCGGTTGCCGCGGCAGCCTCCCCCACCGCGATCCCGGGGGGCAGCACCGAGGCTGCCCCTGCGGAAGGTGCGACCAACGCGCCCAAGCACAAGCCGACGCGCGAAGGCGGGCTCGACGATCCCAAGCTCGAAGCGGTCGAATCGCGCGATCTCAAGACCGAACTGGTTTCGCCCGAGCGGGTGAAGATCGATGCGCCCGAAGTGGCCGGCTCGATCGACCTTGTCGGCGCACAGATCGACGACCTGACGCTCACCAAGCACAGCCAGAGCGTGGAGAAGGACAGTGGTCCCGTCCGGCTGTTCTCGCCCGACGGCACGCCGGCGCAGTATTTCGCGCAGTTCGGCTGGATCGGGCAGGGCGTGAAGGTGCCCGACGGCAAGACCGTGTGGCAGGCGAGCGACGGCCCACTGACGCCTTCCAACCCGGTTACGCTGACATGGAACAACGGGCAGGGCCAGAATTTCCAGATCGAGTTTTCGGTAGATGACAAGTACCTGATCACCGCGCGCCAGACGGTCTCCAACACCAGCGGCGGCAGTATTGCGGTGCGGCCCTATGCGCTGATCAACCGCACCAGCTCCACCGCCAGCCTCAGCACCTACACGCTGCATTCGGGCCCGATCGGCGATTTCGGCAACGGGGTGGATTTCGGGACGGACTACAAGGACGTGGCCAGTGCAGGTTCGGTCACGCCGTCGGGCAAGGCCTCGTGGATCGGGTTTACCGATATCTATTGGCTGTCCGCGCTGGTGCCGCAGTCGAACGCGCAGGTCGACACGGACTTCCGCGCGCTCGGCAACGACATTTTCCGCGCCGACGTGATCTACGATTCGCTGACCGTGCCGAGCGGCCGCCAGATCGCCCGCACCACACAGCTGTTCGCTGGCGCGAAGGAAAGCGATGTCCTCAAAGCCTACGAAGATGCCGGCATCCCGCAGTTCAGCAACGCGATCGACTGGGGCTGGTTCGGGGTGGTCGAAAAGCCGATCCTGTGGCTCCTCAAACACCTCTATGCGTTCGCCGGCAACTTCGGCCTGGCGATCATCCTGCTGACACTGATCGTGCGCGGGGCGATGTTCCCGATCGCGCAGAAGCAGTTCGCCAGCATGGCGGCGATGAAGGCGATCCAGCCCAAGATGAAGGCGCTGCAGGAACGCTACAAGGACGACAAACAGAAGCAGCAGCAGGAAGTGATGGCGCTCTACAAGGCGGAAGGGGTCAACCCGCTCGCCGGATGCCTGCCGATGCTGTTGCAGATCCCGATCTTCTTCGGGCTCTACAAGGTGCTGATGTTGTCGATCGATATGCGCCACAAGCCGTTCATCCTGTGGATCAAGGACCTTTCCGCGCCCGATCCGCTGCACGTCCTCAACCTGTTCGGGTTGCTGCCGTTTACCCCGCCTGGGTTCCTCGGCATCGGCGTGCTCGCGATCCTGCTGGGCATCACGATGTTCCTCACCTTCCGCCTGAACCCCAGCGCGATGGACCCGATGCAGCAGAAGATGTTCAACTTCATGCCGTGGGTGCTGATGTTCGTGATGGCGCCGTTTGCGGCGGGGCTGCTTCTTTACTGGATCACCTCCAACCTGCTGACGCTGACGCAGCAGCAGTATCTCTATTCGAAGCACCCGCAGCTGCGCGCGCAGGCCGACAAGGACAAGGCCGATCGCGAGCAGGCGAGCAAGGCCAAAGGGTGA
- the yihA gene encoding ribosome biogenesis GTP-binding protein YihA/YsxC, translating into MSEEAEAAQAELTERARKLFAGPVGFLLSAPQLHFLPEPEVPEVAFAGRSNVGKSSLLNALTGRKAIARTSVTPGRTQELNFFDVGDPLQLRLVDMPGYGFAKAPVKVVEKWKRLVRDFLRGRQVLKRTLVLVDCRHGLKDVDREMMKMLDEAAVGYRLVLTKADKVKASELEKVRAAVEAEARKHSAAYPLIHVTSSEKGMGIAELRAAVLEDAES; encoded by the coding sequence GTGAGCGAGGAAGCGGAGGCCGCGCAAGCGGAACTGACCGAGCGGGCGCGCAAGCTGTTCGCCGGGCCGGTCGGCTTCCTGCTGTCGGCTCCGCAGCTCCACTTCCTGCCCGAGCCGGAGGTGCCCGAGGTGGCGTTTGCCGGACGCTCGAACGTCGGCAAGTCTTCGCTGCTCAACGCACTGACCGGCCGCAAGGCGATCGCCCGCACTTCGGTGACGCCGGGTCGCACGCAGGAGCTCAACTTCTTCGACGTGGGCGATCCGTTGCAACTGCGGCTGGTCGACATGCCCGGCTATGGCTTTGCCAAGGCACCGGTGAAAGTGGTCGAGAAGTGGAAGCGGCTGGTGCGCGATTTCCTGCGCGGGCGGCAGGTGCTGAAGCGCACGCTGGTGCTGGTCGATTGCCGCCACGGCCTCAAGGACGTGGACCGCGAGATGATGAAGATGCTCGACGAGGCGGCGGTTGGTTATCGCCTGGTCCTGACCAAGGCCGACAAGGTCAAGGCGAGCGAACTGGAGAAAGTCCGCGCTGCCGTGGAGGCCGAAGCGCGCAAGCACTCTGCCGCCTATCCGCTGATCCACGTGACTTCGAGCGAGAAGGGCATGGGCATCGCAGAGCTACGCGCCGCGGTGCTGGAGGACGCGGAGAGCTAG
- a CDS encoding FAD-dependent oxidoreductase, translating into MPMEVAIVGGGICGLATALLLDADGHRVTVFEQDANPIPEDPRSAWDDWIRKGVGQFRQPHLLQPALRVVLEREFPAVEQMLIDAGAIYLDLTQPLPASFRDQIEAFADHQFWCYSTRRPMAEWAFRKAVDKNPRIAIARGAPITALVPGKTENGVLEVNGVVPKDGDPVRAELVVDASGRASRSPQWLADIGAPAPIEEKSDSKFTYFTRYFTGTMPAITTPLNVHYPTISILVLPGDNDTWSVTLCVSAADRDLRALKHPEVWTRVVAAHPAQAGWLNGEPISDIVIMTGALDRYRRFVVDGKPVALGFVAVADAWACTNPNAGRGISTGVKHAVCLRDAIREAGEDRAALARIFDAKTESTVAPWFRDQAMVDMQRFSNVEAERLGTVVQRTISAKEAAYSKMLALMGSDATMYKAGLAYICGLNHLEEIFAQEDVAAKLKSTPAIDPATMRGMFPGPTREELLHFAEADASIA; encoded by the coding sequence ATGCCGATGGAAGTTGCGATCGTAGGCGGCGGAATCTGCGGCCTCGCCACAGCACTGTTGCTTGATGCCGATGGGCACCGCGTGACCGTGTTCGAGCAGGATGCCAACCCGATACCCGAGGATCCCCGCTCGGCGTGGGACGACTGGATCCGCAAGGGTGTCGGCCAGTTTCGCCAGCCGCACCTGCTGCAACCGGCTCTCCGTGTCGTGCTGGAACGCGAATTTCCCGCGGTCGAGCAGATGCTGATCGATGCCGGCGCGATCTATCTCGATCTGACCCAGCCGCTGCCCGCGTCATTTCGCGACCAGATCGAGGCATTCGCCGATCACCAGTTCTGGTGCTACAGTACGCGGCGACCGATGGCCGAATGGGCCTTCCGCAAGGCGGTGGACAAGAACCCGCGCATTGCCATAGCTCGAGGGGCACCGATCACCGCGCTCGTGCCGGGAAAGACTGAAAACGGTGTGCTGGAAGTGAACGGGGTCGTTCCCAAGGACGGCGATCCGGTTAGGGCCGAACTGGTGGTCGATGCCAGCGGACGGGCGAGCCGCAGTCCGCAGTGGCTGGCAGATATCGGCGCGCCGGCACCGATCGAAGAAAAATCCGACAGCAAGTTCACCTATTTTACGCGCTATTTCACCGGCACGATGCCGGCGATCACCACACCACTGAATGTCCACTATCCGACGATTTCGATACTCGTCCTGCCGGGCGACAACGACACCTGGTCGGTCACGCTGTGCGTCAGTGCGGCGGACCGGGACCTGCGAGCGCTCAAGCACCCCGAGGTGTGGACCCGGGTGGTGGCCGCACACCCAGCCCAGGCGGGATGGCTCAACGGCGAGCCGATCTCCGACATCGTGATAATGACCGGCGCGCTCGACCGCTACCGGCGCTTCGTGGTCGATGGAAAACCGGTGGCGCTGGGCTTCGTCGCGGTGGCGGACGCTTGGGCCTGTACCAACCCGAATGCCGGGCGAGGTATCTCAACCGGCGTCAAGCACGCGGTTTGCCTGCGCGACGCAATACGCGAAGCGGGCGAGGACCGTGCTGCCCTTGCAAGGATCTTCGATGCGAAGACGGAAAGCACAGTCGCTCCGTGGTTCCGCGACCAGGCCATGGTCGACATGCAACGCTTCTCCAACGTCGAGGCCGAAAGGCTGGGGACCGTCGTGCAACGTACGATCAGTGCCAAGGAGGCCGCCTATTCGAAGATGCTGGCGTTGATGGGCAGCGATGCGACGATGTACAAGGCGGGTCTCGCCTATATTTGCGGGCTCAACCACCTCGAGGAAATCTTCGCGCAGGAGGACGTTGCGGCGAAGCTGAAGTCGACGCCAGCAATCGATCCAGCGACCATGCGCGGCATGTTCCCGGGACCGACCCGCGAGGAACTGCTCCACTTCGCCGAGGCCGACGCTTCGATTGCCTGA
- a CDS encoding VOC family protein has protein sequence MNLRPFHLAFPVRDLAEARAFYGELLGCPEGRSSEEWIDFDFFGHQIVAHLAPGGGGDTASNPVDGHDVPVPHFGVVLTMERWQEMADKLTAVGVAFGIEPHIRFKGLPGEQATMFFRDPSGNALEMKAFADDAMLFAT, from the coding sequence ATGAACCTGCGCCCGTTCCACCTCGCCTTCCCCGTCCGCGATCTTGCCGAAGCCCGCGCTTTCTACGGCGAGTTGCTTGGCTGCCCGGAGGGGCGCAGCAGCGAGGAGTGGATCGACTTCGACTTCTTCGGCCACCAGATCGTCGCGCACCTCGCCCCTGGCGGCGGCGGAGACACGGCATCGAACCCGGTCGACGGTCACGACGTGCCCGTGCCGCACTTCGGCGTGGTGCTGACGATGGAGCGCTGGCAGGAAATGGCCGACAAGCTGACCGCCGTTGGCGTTGCCTTCGGCATCGAACCGCACATCCGCTTTAAGGGGCTGCCCGGCGAACAGGCGACGATGTTCTTCCGAGACCCCAGCGGCAACGCACTGGAAATGAAAGCCTTTGCCGACGACGCGATGCTGTTTGCGACCTAG
- a CDS encoding glutathione S-transferase family protein, protein MKLIIGNRNYSSWSLRGWLACKQSGLAFEELTVNISGEDWEEAKRAMGEVQPSHGKVPVLWEGDAVVWDSLAILEFLADRVGRDRFWPKDDVARGMARAMVAEMHSSYLALRRGLPMNVRARHEGVQLSDAVKADIVRILQLWAEARARFGRGGPFLFGTFGAADVFYAPVVSRFVTYGVVVPGFAQAYIDAVWEHDWMQAWIKGAEDEQWVIEQWDTVPVA, encoded by the coding sequence GTGAAGCTCATCATCGGCAATCGCAATTACTCGAGCTGGTCGCTGCGCGGGTGGCTCGCGTGCAAGCAGTCGGGCCTCGCGTTCGAGGAACTGACGGTCAACATCAGCGGCGAGGACTGGGAAGAAGCCAAGCGCGCGATGGGCGAAGTCCAGCCGAGCCACGGCAAGGTCCCCGTACTGTGGGAGGGCGATGCGGTGGTGTGGGACAGCCTGGCGATCCTCGAGTTCCTCGCCGACCGGGTCGGGCGCGACCGGTTCTGGCCCAAGGACGACGTCGCGCGCGGGATGGCGCGAGCGATGGTCGCGGAAATGCATTCGAGCTACCTTGCGCTGCGCCGCGGGCTGCCGATGAACGTGCGGGCACGCCACGAGGGAGTGCAGCTGTCCGATGCGGTGAAGGCCGATATCGTGCGCATCCTCCAGCTGTGGGCCGAAGCGCGCGCGCGATTCGGGCGCGGTGGACCGTTCCTGTTCGGCACGTTCGGTGCGGCGGACGTGTTCTATGCGCCGGTGGTCAGTCGCTTCGTGACCTATGGGGTGGTGGTGCCGGGGTTCGCCCAGGCCTATATCGACGCGGTATGGGAACACGACTGGATGCAGGCCTGGATCAAGGGCGCAGAAGACGAACAATGGGTTATCGAACAATGGGATACCGTACCCGTGGCCTGA
- a CDS encoding S1/P1 nuclease — translation MGYRTRGLIALAAAAVLACLPQAAFAWGGYGHRTTAAIAMDNVSPATRRAIVRLLAHSRELGTPDCPVHSLEDASVWPDCIRKERWRWGYTAPWHYQDEPVCEDYSVRRNCANGNCVSAQIERNERILADERLPAAQRLAALAFVVHFIGDIHQPLHSADNEDDKGGNTRRVDYGIVPDLNFHSIWDTTLTERAISSANPPLVRRYSPAEKAALGGGTPADWGRESWTIAKDFAYREAFGRDPCATGAAPTPEHGALSQQAIVAALPVIDERIEQAGIRIAQALDKAFAPGPLPPPARN, via the coding sequence ATGGGATACCGTACCCGTGGCCTGATCGCGCTTGCTGCTGCGGCGGTGCTGGCTTGCCTGCCCCAAGCCGCCTTCGCGTGGGGTGGATACGGCCACCGGACAACTGCCGCGATCGCGATGGACAACGTCTCGCCCGCCACGCGCCGGGCGATCGTGCGCTTGCTGGCGCACAGCCGCGAGCTGGGCACGCCCGATTGCCCGGTCCATTCGCTCGAAGACGCGTCGGTCTGGCCCGACTGCATCCGCAAGGAACGCTGGCGCTGGGGCTACACCGCACCGTGGCACTACCAGGACGAACCGGTGTGCGAGGATTATTCGGTGCGCCGGAATTGTGCCAATGGCAACTGCGTGTCTGCGCAGATCGAGCGCAACGAACGGATCCTGGCCGACGAACGCCTTCCCGCTGCACAGCGGCTGGCGGCCTTGGCCTTCGTGGTGCATTTCATCGGCGATATCCACCAGCCGCTTCACTCGGCCGACAACGAAGACGACAAGGGCGGAAATACCCGTCGGGTGGACTATGGCATCGTGCCCGACCTCAACTTTCACTCGATCTGGGACACAACGCTGACCGAGCGCGCAATCTCGAGCGCCAATCCGCCGCTGGTGCGTCGTTATTCGCCAGCCGAGAAGGCCGCGTTGGGTGGCGGTACGCCCGCCGACTGGGGGCGCGAGAGCTGGACGATCGCAAAGGACTTTGCCTATCGCGAGGCGTTCGGACGCGATCCGTGCGCGACGGGTGCCGCGCCGACGCCAGAGCATGGCGCGCTCAGCCAGCAGGCGATCGTTGCTGCGCTGCCGGTGATCGACGAGCGGATCGAGCAGGCGGGCATCCGCATCGCGCAGGCGCTCGACAAGGCGTTTGCGCCGGGCCCGCTGCCGCCGCCGGCAAGGAACTAG
- a CDS encoding cupin domain-containing protein, with translation MPKLDLDAIPQSNATGYPPPFDEPVAGRWYRRLAPSSGLTRFGASHVVLKPGAWSSQRHWHSEEDELLVMVTGEAVLVEDGGETVMRPGDVAAWPAGVQNGHHLQNRTNADCTFVVVSAGDESKDRGDYPDIDMQFDPDGYAHKDGSRYPTERLP, from the coding sequence GTGCCCAAGCTTGATCTCGACGCTATCCCGCAGTCCAACGCGACAGGATATCCGCCCCCGTTCGACGAACCAGTGGCGGGGCGCTGGTATCGCCGCTTGGCGCCATCATCCGGCCTGACCCGGTTCGGCGCGAGCCATGTTGTGCTGAAGCCCGGTGCGTGGTCCTCGCAGCGGCACTGGCACAGCGAGGAGGACGAGCTGCTGGTGATGGTGACCGGCGAAGCGGTGCTGGTAGAGGATGGCGGCGAGACCGTGATGCGGCCCGGCGACGTCGCTGCATGGCCTGCCGGGGTCCAAAACGGCCATCACCTGCAAAACCGCACAAACGCGGACTGCACCTTCGTCGTCGTCAGTGCGGGCGACGAGAGCAAGGACCGCGGAGACTATCCCGATATCGACATGCAGTTCGACCCCGACGGATACGCCCACAAGGACGGTTCCCGCTACCCGACCGAGCGGCTCCCCTAG
- the dapE gene encoding succinyl-diaminopimelate desuccinylase, with protein MTDASTTASVAEMAERLIACPSVTPAQGLVFDALEQMLAPLGFAIDRFVAGEAPDGPVENMLAVREGPKGSRHFAFAGHLDVVPPGEGWTSAPFAPETRGELLYGRGAVDMKGSIASMVAAVADLPADAGTISFIITGDEEGPAVFGTRALIDRMRERGLQPDLCLVGEPTSVHRLGDMVKIGRRGSVNIWLEVEGTQGHVAYPHNADNPIPKLVAMLAELDALVLDEGTEWFQASNLEITELEVGNTAHNVIPALAKARISIRFNALHTGAELAARVTEIAEKHGGRARPIISGESFLTPPGEFSQIICDAVEVETGIVPELSTSGGTSDARFLKDVCPVIEFGLCNATMHKRDEAVALPDLATLARIYARIARAALAH; from the coding sequence ATGACCGACGCCAGCACCACCGCATCCGTTGCTGAAATGGCCGAACGCCTGATCGCCTGCCCCAGCGTCACGCCTGCGCAAGGGCTGGTGTTTGATGCACTGGAGCAAATGCTCGCGCCGCTCGGGTTCGCGATCGATCGCTTCGTGGCCGGCGAGGCGCCGGACGGGCCGGTGGAGAACATGCTCGCGGTGCGCGAGGGTCCGAAGGGCAGCAGGCACTTCGCTTTCGCTGGTCACTTGGACGTCGTGCCGCCGGGCGAAGGCTGGACCAGCGCACCGTTCGCTCCCGAAACGCGCGGCGAACTGCTCTATGGGCGCGGCGCGGTCGACATGAAGGGCTCGATCGCCTCGATGGTCGCGGCGGTGGCAGATCTGCCCGCCGATGCGGGGACGATCAGTTTCATTATAACCGGCGACGAGGAGGGCCCCGCCGTCTTCGGCACCCGCGCGCTGATCGATCGGATGCGCGAACGCGGCCTGCAGCCCGACTTGTGCCTGGTGGGCGAGCCGACCTCGGTCCACCGGCTTGGCGACATGGTCAAGATCGGGCGGCGCGGATCGGTCAACATCTGGCTCGAGGTCGAGGGCACGCAGGGCCACGTCGCCTATCCGCACAACGCCGACAACCCGATCCCCAAGCTGGTGGCGATGCTCGCCGAGCTCGACGCGCTGGTGCTCGACGAAGGGACCGAGTGGTTCCAGGCATCGAACCTCGAAATCACCGAGCTCGAAGTCGGCAACACCGCGCACAACGTGATCCCGGCGCTTGCCAAGGCACGCATCTCGATCCGGTTCAATGCGTTGCACACCGGGGCCGAGTTGGCCGCGAGAGTCACCGAGATCGCCGAGAAGCATGGCGGCAGGGCCAGGCCGATCATTTCGGGTGAAAGCTTCCTCACCCCGCCGGGCGAGTTCTCGCAGATCATCTGCGATGCCGTGGAGGTCGAGACGGGCATCGTGCCGGAGCTTTCCACCAGCGGCGGCACCTCCGACGCGCGGTTTCTCAAGGATGTCTGCCCAGTGATCGAGTTCGGCTTGTGCAATGCGACGATGCACAAGCGCGATGAAGCGGTTGCCCTCCCTGATCTGGCTACTCTCGCCCGGATCTACGCACGGATTGCGCGGGCGGCGCTGGCGCATTGA
- a CDS encoding dicarboxylate/amino acid:cation symporter, whose product MSRHLTACIMVGLVLGIFMGWLVHQGFLSAIMTDEHWVRSFQMLSTIFLNLIKMLVAPLVLATIVAGLAHMGDSTAVGRIGLRAISWFIVASLVSISLGLVLVNLFQPGAGVDITASTHAIGEVKKLDFFEFIEHVFPKNVIGAMYDNNVLQILVFALFAGVGLTALGERGKPLVRGAEALADLMLEITGYVMRFAPFAVFGALANVVASNGLGILEVYAKLLGEFYLALLILWTLLILAGWVVLRGRAFKLVTYVRQPVLIAFSTASSEAAMPKLFEQLDRFGIPRRISGLMVPLGYSFNLDGSMMYASFATIFIAQAYGVELSIGTQIAILLTLMVSSKGIAAVPRASLVVIAATLAMFDLPVEGIALVLAIDHFLDMGRTATNVLGNAVATSVITKWEGMLQPMRDPDLDDPVAPHDTPEHGRQGLNLEGGQ is encoded by the coding sequence CTGTCGCGCCATCTCACGGCCTGCATCATGGTCGGGCTGGTGCTGGGCATATTCATGGGCTGGCTTGTCCATCAGGGCTTCCTGTCGGCGATCATGACCGACGAGCACTGGGTGCGCAGCTTCCAGATGCTGTCGACGATCTTCCTCAACCTCATCAAGATGCTCGTCGCGCCGTTGGTGCTTGCGACGATCGTCGCGGGCCTCGCGCACATGGGCGACAGCACCGCGGTGGGGCGGATTGGCCTGCGCGCGATCAGTTGGTTCATCGTCGCCAGCCTCGTCTCGATCAGCCTCGGGCTGGTGCTGGTCAACCTGTTCCAGCCGGGGGCGGGGGTCGATATCACCGCATCGACCCATGCCATCGGCGAGGTCAAGAAGCTCGATTTCTTCGAGTTCATCGAACACGTCTTCCCCAAGAACGTGATTGGTGCGATGTATGACAACAACGTCCTGCAAATCCTTGTTTTTGCGTTGTTTGCTGGTGTCGGTCTGACCGCGCTGGGCGAACGCGGCAAGCCGCTGGTGCGCGGGGCGGAGGCTCTCGCCGACCTGATGCTGGAGATCACCGGCTACGTCATGCGGTTTGCCCCGTTCGCGGTGTTCGGCGCGCTCGCTAACGTGGTTGCGTCGAACGGCCTCGGGATACTCGAGGTCTATGCCAAGCTGCTTGGCGAGTTTTATCTTGCGCTGCTGATCCTGTGGACGCTGCTGATCCTGGCGGGCTGGGTGGTGCTGCGCGGGCGTGCCTTCAAGCTGGTAACCTACGTGCGCCAGCCGGTGCTGATCGCGTTCTCGACCGCATCGAGCGAAGCGGCGATGCCCAAGCTGTTCGAACAGCTCGACCGGTTCGGTATTCCGCGGCGCATTTCCGGCCTGATGGTCCCGCTTGGCTACAGCTTCAACCTCGACGGGTCGATGATGTACGCCAGCTTCGCGACGATCTTCATCGCGCAAGCTTACGGCGTGGAGCTATCGATCGGCACCCAGATCGCGATCTTGTTGACGCTGATGGTCAGCTCGAAGGGCATCGCCGCGGTCCCGCGCGCGAGCCTGGTGGTGATCGCCGCGACGCTGGCGATGTTCGACCTGCCGGTCGAGGGTATCGCACTGGTGCTGGCGATCGATCACTTCCTCGACATGGGCCGTACCGCCACCAACGTGCTCGGCAACGCGGTGGCGACCAGCGTCATCACCAAGTGGGAAGGTATGCTCCAGCCGATGCGCGACCCCGATCTCGACGATCCGGTCGCACCGCACGACACGCCCGAACACGGGCGCCAGGGCCTCAATCTCGAAGGCGGGCAGTAG